CCGGATAGATGAGATACATTACACCTTGGTTATTGATGTGGTGAGTGGCATCAGCCTAGCTGTTGCCTTAATTTTTCTTCTCATCAATTATCCGTTGACCGTTCAAAAGGAAAAAATATCGTTAAAGCTCATTCCTGTTTTTGTAAAGAACAAGCTGTTTATGGCCATTTGTTTTTACCTGTTTTTTCAGTCGGCCTTCGAAGCCATAATCAACAATTGGTCGGTTTCGTTTTTTATTGATAAACTTGCCGTGCCTCAATATCAGGCATTGATAGCATTATCGGTTTCTGTCTCAGGACTGGTTTGCATGAGAATTCTTACGGGAAGCGTATTGAAAAAATGGCATCATTTTCGGTTGATTCAATTGTCGTTATTGCTGTTTTCGCTCGGGTTGATCTGTCTGGTGCTACCGGCATCCTACTTTGTGCACTTGCTGGGAATGTTTCTTATCGGTAGCGGCCTGGCCCCGGGTTTTCCGGTCATGCTGGGTTTGGTAGGTGAAATCTTCAAGGAGGTTTCCGGGACTGCTTTCAGTTTTGCGATGCTCATTGCGCTCACCGGAAATACAATTATAAATTATTCAATCGGCATACTGACCGAAAAGTTTGGAATGAATGTTTTTCCGTATGTGGTTCTTGTGGAAATTGTAATGATGATTTTTATTTTCCTGTTGATTGGAAAAGCAGATAAGAAAACGGCTATTCGTTATTGACATTTAATTTTTCAACATATGAACTCAATTGATTTAAGGTCTGCCAACTGGAAGGACGTAAAAGAAGCCAGCTACGATGCCGTGGTATTACCCTGGGGCGCTTTTGAGCCGCACAATTATCATTTACCGTACCTTACGGATTGTTACTTATCGCATCATATAGCCTTGGAGAGCGCTTTACTCGCTTATGAGAAATCCGGCGTGTTGTGTGCTGTTCTGCCGCCGGTTTATTTCGGATCACAAAACCCCGGACAATGGGACTTGCCGTTGTGCATTCACACGAACAGCGAGACGCAAAAAGCCATATTGTGCGATATAGTCGATTCCCTGCACGGGCAAGGATTAAAAAAACTGGTTATCGTAAACGGACACGGCGGCAATACATTCAAAACCTACATTCGCGATTTAGCCAAGAAATATCCCGATTTTACCGTTATCGCCGTGGACTGGTGGTCCATTGTGCCTACCGGTGCCTACTTTGAAGAGAAGATCGATGAGCACGGTGGGGAGCAGGAAACCTCGGTGCTGCTCCATTACCGTCCCGATTTGGTGAAGATGGAACAAGCCGGTAATGGCAAAACATCTCCCTTACCGATGGAGTCCATCAATCAAAAAGTTGGCTGGTTACCACGACCCTGGCAACAGGTTTCCGAAGACACAGGGATAGGTAATCCTGCAAAATCCACTGCCGAAAAAGGCAAAAGATATGCCGAAGCTGTGGTGGGGAAAATTGCCGGTTTACTGGTTGAGTTGAAAGCGTGGTAAATCTTATCCACAACATTTTTATCAACTGTTCTTCAGGTAATCCCTCAGCACGTACTGCAAGATTCCGTTGTTTCTGTAGTATTCAATTTCGATAGCGGAATCCAAACGTACTTCCACTTCGAATACGGTCACTTTTCCGTCAGGATGTACCGCTTCAACCTCCAGTAATTTATGGGGGATCAGGTTGTCGGCCAGCCCGGTGATGTTGTAGGTTTCGGTTCCGTCCAGACCGAGGGTTTCCGCATTCTCACCTGCGAGGAATACAAGCGGTGCTACCCCCATTCCTACGAGATTACTCCGGTGAATGCGTTCGAAGCTTTCGGCTATGACGGCTTTTACACCCAACAGGAAAGTTCCTTTGGCTGCCCAGTCGCGGGAAGAACCTGAACCGTATTCTTTACCCGCTAAGATGATTAAGGGCGTTTTATCCCGTTTATACGCCATCGCTGTTTCGTAAACGGTTTTTACCTCATCGGTCGGAAAATACCGGCTGAAACCACCTTCCCGGTCAACGATTCTGTTTCTGATACGCACGTTGGCAAAAGTACCTCGCATCATCACTTCGTGGTTTCCGCGCCGTGCCCCGTATGAGTTAAAATCCGCTTTCCCCACTCCGTGGGCTTTCAGGTACTGTCCTGCGGCACTCTCTTCCCGGAATGAACCTGCCGGCGAAATGTGATCGGTGGTTACCGAGTCGCCCAGGTAGAGAAGTACGCGGGCGTTTCGGATATTGATCATCGGGTCGGGGTCTACAGTGAGGTCTTTAAAAAACGGAGCTTCTTTTATATAGGTGGATTGCCTGTTCCATTCGAAATTTTCATCGAGATTTACTTTCAGCTCCTGCCAATCTTTTGAACCTTCGAAAATAACATCATACACTTCTTGAAAATCGTTTTGTTTCACACATTTGTTGATGGTTTCCACAATCTCTTCCCGACCGGGCCAAACGTCTGCCAGATAGACAGGATTTCCGTTAGGATCATAATCCAGGGGTTCCTCCATAAGGTTAATATCGACGCGTCCGGCCAATGCATAAGCTACTACCAGCATGGGCGACATCAGGAAATTCATTTTGACCTGCGGGTGGACCCGTGCCTCGAAATTTCGGTTCCCCGATAAGACTGACGCCACTACCAGATCTCCTTTCTCAACGGCTTCCGCTATTTGTGGCGGTAAAGGACCGGAGTTACCGATACAGGAGGTGCATCCATAACCTACGGTATGGAAACGCAACGCATCAAAATATTCATTTAGTCCCGCCCGTTTCAAGTACTGCGTAACCACTTTTGAGCCGGGGGCCAGCGAAGTTTTTACCCACGACTTGGTCCTTAATCCTTTTTCTACCGCATTACGGGCCAATAACCCGGCGCCAATCATCACGGCAGGATTAGAGGTGTTGGTACAGCTGGTGATGGCCGCAATAACGATGCTCCCGTCGCTGAGGATAAGTTCTTTGTTCTTGTGTTTAATGCGTACGGATTGCAGGGATTCCGCAATGATTTCGTGTGGAGCAGCGCCTTCGACAGGCGTTTTACCGAAGGTGAACTCTGTTCCCGAACCGCCGTCGGCCAACCATGCTGACTCCGAACGTTGCAGAGGGGATTGGTACTTCCGGTTGTGTTCTTTTTCAAGCAACTCGGAAAATTTGTATCCCAGCTCTTTTACCGGAATTTTGTCCTGAGGCCGTTTTGGCCCGGAGACGGTCGGCTCCAGCATGGATAGGTCGAACTCCACTACCGATGAATAAGCGATCTTCTCGTTGCCTGTTCTCCACAACAGGTTTTCCTTGCTGTATTCCTCCACAATCTTTATCTGCTCCGGTGAACGGTTGGTAACGTGCATGTATTCCAACGTCCGGTTGTCAATGGGAAAATAGGTTACCGTACATCCGAATTCGGGCGACATATTGGCAATGGTAGCCCGGTCGGTTACCGTCAGGTTGTCCAGCCCGTCACCAAAAACTTCCACGAATTTTCCCACCACACCTTTTTCACGCAGCACTTTTGTAATGGACAGTACCATATCTGTGGCCGTACAGCCCGCCGGAATGGTGCCGGCAAGTTTTAGCCCGATAACTTCGGGACAAGTGAAGAAAATAGGCTGTCCCAGCATGGCAGCTTCCGCTTCAATTCCACCTACGCCCCAGCCGACAACTCCGATCCCGTTTACCATTGGTGTGTGTGAGTCGGTTCCCACCAGGGTGTCGGGAAACAACCATCCGTCGCGTATTGTGATTCCCTGAGCCAGGTATTCCAGGTTTACCTGATGGCATATACCCATTCCAGGTGGCACAACGGTAAAGTTTTTCAATCCTTTTTGTGCCCATTTCAGCAGTTCGTAACGCTCCTTGTTCCTTTCGTATTCCAACTCCACGTTCTTGCTGTAGGAGTAATTGGTCCCGAAATAATCCACTTGAACCGAATGATCGATAACCAAATCGACCGGAATAGCCGGATTGATTTTTTGTCCGTTTTTTCCGTGACGGACGTATTCAGCTCTTAGTGAAGCCATATCCACTACAGCCGGCACGCCGGTAAAATCCTGCATCAAGATACGTGCCGGTTTAAACGGGATATCTTTGTCCACGGGATTGGGCGACCAATGGGTCAACGTCTGAATATGATCATCGGTGATGCTGAAGCCGTCGTAATTCCTCAACACGTTTTCCAGAAGAATCCGGATACTGAAGGGTAAGTGCTCAATGGCCTCCCCCGGCAGATTCTTCAATGAACTGTAACGATAGCTGTGGCCATTAACTTCAATGGTTTCGACAGCTCTTGCAGTTGAATAAGCCATAATTTTAATTGTTAAAATTAACACAAAAGTTAAACATATTTTCCGCTTACCTGTCTTTTGAAGGTCTATTCACGTAACCCCTCCAGCCACTTCGATAGTTCGGAAAGAAAAAGAGAATGATACGAATAGGATTCCCTGTATCCGAAACCGTGACCTCCGGCCGGATACAACAAAAATGTTACCGGGACGTTGTTCCGTTGCAATGCTTCAACATATCGGAATCCGTTTTGCGGAGGGACAACCTTATCGTCTGCAGCGAAGATAACAAACGCCGGAGGCGTCTCTCCGGTTACTTGTTTATCGTTAGAGTATTTGCTGGTAAGTTCTGGCGAAGGATCTTCCCCGATCAGATTTTTTCTCGATCCAGCGTGTGTAAATGTTTTATCCATGGTTATTACCGGGTAAAGCAGTATCTGATAGGCGGGACGGTCGGCGCCGCTCGTATGCGTAGCGTAAGTTGAAGCCAGGTGCCCGCCTGCCGATGAGCCCATTATACCGATATCCTCCAAATTAATGCGCCATTCCGAAGCATGCTGTTTCACCAGATCGAAAGCTGCCTTAACATCAATAAACGGAACGGAGGGATTGCCTTGCGGCATCCGGTACTTCAGTACGACAAGAGCAATGCCCCTTTCCAGGAAAAAAGGTGCCCAATCGAACCCTTCGTGAAAAACAGCCAGCCCCTGATACCCTCCGCCGGGTAAGGCAATAACTGCTCTTCCTGTAGCTTTATCGGGATCGGGCAGGTATACGCGCACAGAAGGAGCAAGCATGCCTCTTGAATCCTCCTTGTCCATTGCCGGAGTGTCTTTTACAGTTCCCAACGAGTATTCTGCCCATTCTTTGGGTTGAACCGCCTGTTTGATTGCCTTCCCCCAGAATTCACCGAGTTTTTGCGCACCTGTCTTGTTCGGATGAAGGTAAAACGTTCCTGAATTACCTTCTTCTTTGAAAAAGAGCGGTTTGTTGTCCTTGAAATGATCGAATGCGGCTGTGTCTCCCAGCATTACCTGTCCGGGGAAAATGGAGCCATAATCGGCTGCCAGTTTCTTCAACTCCGGAAAATAAGACTGCAATACCTCCAGTCCTTCCTGCAGATAAGTGGATCTGTTGTGTGTGGTGGGGCTGTACCATATGGGCCGGTTGAGCACGATCCGGCTGGAAGGATATAACCTCAGGAGCTCATCCGTGATCGCCTTCATGTTTGTATAATATTGTTCCGGCTGCATGCGAGACTTGAGGTTTCCACGCAACGCGCTGTCGTTAGTTCCTAGCATAATGGAGAAGAGAAGCGTCCCGCCTTCTTTCGATAACTCGTCGGCAGCAGCTTTCACTCTTGTGAAAAAAGTGTTGGAAGCGGGTAGAAAGTTCACTGTAGTCGAGCCACTTATACCACAATTGCGAAATTCAATTTTTCCCGGGATTCGTTGCTCAAGCCACCGTACAGCCTGCACGGGAGGCGCTTCTTCGTGCGGGTTATCCAGTATAACTCCCTGCGTGATGCTGTTACCGATAAATACGATGTTTGTCTGTTGTGCAGAGGCAACGGTTGCACAGCCGACGATAAAAATGTAAAAAGAAAAAAGATATTTCATACGATTAAAATTAAAGCGAAAACCCGAGTTAAACCATAACCTCGTCCGGACCGAGGATTCAGAATAACCGATTTTTCGTCCAAATTTACAAAACATTCGCTAACAACAATAAGCAAAAGAAAGAAAACTATTTTTTTGCTGTTAACTTCTCAAAAACAAATCCCTAAAACTCTTTTTTAACTAAGCAAAAAAGAGTAATTTTGCAAGCTTATTGATGACAAGAGATTAAGAGAATCCAGAAGCGAAAAAAATTGTTTTCTGCATTAAACTTGGAAAAACCCAAAATAATAAATATGAGTAAACTATGAGTAATCAGAAAGAAAAACTTTTTACCGATTTCCCTCCGGTATCCACCGAAAAGTGGATGGAAGTTATTAACAAGGACCTGAAAGGGGCTGACTTTCAAAAAAGACTGGTGTGGAAAACAAACGAAGGTTTTAATGTAAATCCTTTCTACAGGGCTGAAAATATCGAAGGATTTCTTTCGGCCAGAAACCTGCCGGGGCAATTCCCTTACGTGCGCAGCACAAGAAAGGATAATGTTTGGTATGTGCGTCAAGATATTGACGTGAAGGATTATGCCGAAGCCAACAGGAAAGCCTTGTCGCTGTTGGATAAAGGCGTCACATCGCTTGGGTTTCATCTTCCGAAGAATAACCTTTCGGCGGAAAACCTTAAAGTTCTCCTCAACGGCATCGCTCCCGATAAAGTGGAGTTGAACTTCAGAACCTGTATCTCCAAAACACACGAACTTGCCCGGTTGGTGGTGGCATACGTTACATCGCAAAACCTGGATCTTCTGAAATGTTTTGGCTCCATTGAGTACGATCCGTTCCGGAAGATCCTGAAAAAGGGAGTGGATGTGCCCAACTGGATGGACGATGCTGCCGAAATGGTGAAAATTACGGCTTCGCTTCCCCGCTACAGAAGTATTTCCATTACCGGAAACTTGCTGAACGATGCCGGGGCATACAGCTACCAGGAGTTGGGCTTCAGCCTTTCCTATGCAAACCAGTTGTTGGGTGCACTTGTCGGAAAAGGGCTTGCCCCGTCGTTGGCAGCCAAAAAAATTAAATTTGAATTGGGTGTAGGATCCAACTATTTTATGGAAATTGCCAAATTCCGTGCAGGACGTTGGTTGTGGGCCGAGATTGTGAATGCATACAAGCCGCCTTGCCCTCCTTATATTGAATGTGAAAACACTGCTACAGACGGCACTTGCCTTTGTGCGGCCAAAATGAATATTCACGCTTCCACATCGCGATTTAATCAGTCGCTTTATGACCCGTACGTGAATTTGCTACGGACACAAACCGAAGCTATGTCGGCTACTCTTGGTGCGGTGGATTCGCTGACCGTACGTCCTTTTGACGAAGCGTTTGAAACGCCATCCGAATTTGCGAAACGCATTGCCGTGAATCAGCAACTGTTGTTAAAAGAAGAAGCACACTTCGATAAAGTTACCGATCCTTCTTCGGGCTCTTACTATATAGAAACATTAACTGTATCGCTTGCCGAACAAGCGTGGAAATTATTCCTCGAAACTGAAGAAAAAGGTTTTTACGAAGCTCTCAAAGCAGGTGCTGTACAAGATGTCATCGCAGCATCGTCCGATGCTCGTTTTAATGCAGTGGCCAACAGAAAAGAAATTCTGCTGGGAACCAACCAGTATCCAAACTTCACGGAAAAAATGGCTGAAAAATTAGCTGATCCTAAAGATCATTCGTGTGGGTGCGGTACTGGAGACAAGACGGCACTGAAGCCGCTTGCGATACGGCGTTTGGCCGAACCGTTCAACACGCTTCGTTTGGCTACCGAAAAGAGCGGTAAAACACCGAAAGTGTTTATGCTTACTATCGGAAACCTGGCTATGCGTCTCGCTCGTTCGCAATTCTCCAGCAACTTCTTCTCGTGTGCAGGATACCAGATCATCGATAACAACGGTTTTCCAACAGTGGAAGATGGCGTAATTGCTGCCCGTAATGCAGGAGCCGACGTGGTGGTCCTCTGTTCAAGCGACGACGAGTATGTGGAGTTGGCTCCCAAGGTTTTTGATCTGTTGAAAGGCGGAAAAGAGATCTTTGTAGTTGCAGGCGCTCCCGCTTGTATGGATGATTTGAAAGCTCACGGAATTGAATACTTCATCCATGTTCGCAGCAACGTGTATGAAACGTTGAAAGGGTTTAACAAGAGATTACTCTAACAATCCAAACAAAATATGCCCAAGCTCAAACACTGGTTAATGGTTGCACATCCCTGGTCCTGGCCCGCGTCGGGATCACCGGCAATGATCGCTTTTTCGTACGTGTTTTACATGTACAAAACCGGTGTTGTGGCTGAAGTGAATTGGCTCTTTGGCATGTTGGCGATAATCGGAGCAGTAATATTCCATGCAGCCGGAAACCTCATCAGTGAATATCACGATTACGTAAGCGGAGTGGATAAACTGGAAAAAACAGGCCCCGTACGCCTTATCGTTCTCGGTATCTTTGAACCGAAGCCGGTGTTGCTGTACGGGTACTTGGTACTGTCTGCAGGTATCCTCCTGGGTATTTACCTGTTGGTAAACACAGGGTTTCCTTTGCTTATTATAGGAACAATAGGGATTATCAGCTCCACACTTTATTATAAGTTCAAGTATGCCGGTATGAGTGACTTGGTAATATTCATCTGTTATGGATTGTCTATCACTTTAGGCGTGGTGTATGTCATGACAACGGAACTCTACTGGCCGATATTGCTGATCAGCACACCCGTGGGAATGCTTATCGTAGCTATACTGCACGCTAACAATACCCGCGATATGCTTCAGGACAAGGAAGCCGGCATTAAAACGCAAGCGATGAAGTTGGGGCTGGAGGGATCACAAATAGTGTATCAAACGTTGTTGCTGGTGGCTTATCTTATAGTAGCTATTGCCGTAATGATGCGTTTTCTGCATCCTGTTGTTTTTGTGGTGCTCGTTACTTTTCCATTGGCCATAAAAAACATCAAACTCATGAAAAAAGCTACTGTTGACAACCTGGTAAAAATACAGTTTCTCGATACCTACACGGCAAAACTGGTATTGATGTTCAGCGTGCTGTTATCGGCGGCAAACTTTATCGCACCGTTTGTCTAGACAAAAAGAAACAAGAATCAAGACATTGGGCTTGGATTGATAGGAAAAATAGTACACGATTAAAGATAAAGTACATTTCATACAGAAAAAATAGTATTTAAAAGTCTTGGCTCTTGAATTTAAGAGTCCTGACTCTAAAAAAGAAAAAATATGAAACCTGATTTCAAAAGTATTGATTTTAAATCGGCTGGCTTTGAAGCAACAGACGTTGCCGAGTGGGCTGAGAAAAATGAAATAAAAGCCGATTGGCTTACACCGGAACAAATTCCGGTAAAACCTGTATACACAAGGGAAGACCTCGAAGGAATGGAACATCTCGGATATGCTGCCGGAGTGGAGCCTTTCTTGCGTGGACCTTATTCTACCATGTATGTAATGCGTCCGTGGACTATTCGTCAATATGCCGGATTTTCTACCGCCGAAGAGTCCAATGCCTTTTATCGCCGCAACCTGGCTTCGGGCCAAAAAGGATTGTCCGTTGCTTTCGATCTACCCACACACCGTGGATATGATGCCAACAACGAGCGTGTGGTAGGCGATGTGGGCAAAGCTGGGGTATCGATTTGTTCGGTGGAAGACATGAAAATTCTTTTCGATGGAATTCCGCTTAACAAGATGTCTGTTTCCATGACCATGAACGGGGCTGTGTTACCCATCCTGGCTTTCTATATTGTTGCGGCACAGGAACAGGGAGCTAATCTGGAAGAGATGGCTGGAACGATTCAGAACGATATCCTGAAAGAATTTATGGTGCGAAACACCTACATCTATCCACCCGAATTCTCCATGAAAATCATTGCCGATATTTTTGAGTTTACGTCACAGAAGATGCCGAAGTTCAACTCTATTTCCATTTCGGGATACCATATGCAGGAAGCAGGAGCGACAGCCGATATAGAACTGGCTTATACCTTGGCTGATGGCATTGAGTACCTGCGTGCTGGAATCAACGCGGGCATCAATATCGATGCTTTTGCTCCCCGCTTGTCGTTCTTCTGGGCCATTGGTATGAACCACTTCATGGAAATTGCCAAAATGAGGGCAGCCAGGCTGCTTTGGGCGAAGATTGTGAAAAGCATGGGCGCGAAGAACCCAAAATCGATGGCGTTAAGAACCCATTCGCAGACATCAGGTTGGTCGTTGACCGAACAAGACCCGTTCAACAATGTGGGACGTACTTGTATCGAAGCTATGGCGGCTGCTCTGGGACACACGCAATCGTTGCACACAAATGCATTGGACGAGGCCATCGCTCTGCCGACCGACTTCTCGGCCCGTATTGCCCGTAACACGCAAATCTATATCCAGGAAGAAACGCAGATCACCAAACAGGTTGACCCGTGGGCAGGCTCCTATTACGTGGAATCGCTTACCCAGGAACTGGTGGACAAAGCGTGGGCGTTGATTCAGGAAATTGAGAAACTGGGCGGAATGGCTAAGGCTATTGAAACGGGTGTTCCCAAAATGCGTATTGAAGAGGCTGCCGCACGTACTCAAGCCCGTATCGATTCGGGAGCACAGAAGATAATCGGTGTAAACGTTTGCCGGCTGGAGAAAGAAGACCCCATCGATATTCTTGAAGTGGATAATACCGAAGTACGGAAACAGCAAATTTCCCGGTTGGAACAACTTAAGGCCGGACGAGATAACGAAGCGGTGCGCAAAGCGCTGGACGCCATTACCAAATGCGTGGAAACTAAACAGGGAAATCTCCTTGAACTATCGGTCGAAGCAGCACGGGTTCGCGCTACACTGGGCGAAATATCCGATGCCTGCGAAAAAGTTGTAGGACGTTATAATGCAGTAATCAGAACAATTTCAGGAGTGTATTCAGCAGAATCAAAATCAGACGCCACGCTCGAGGAAGCACGTGCGATGACCGAAAAATTTGCCAGGAAAGAAGGCCGCCAGCCGAGAATCATGGTGGCAAAAATGGGACAGGACGGACACGACCGTGGAGCAAAAGTGGTTGCTACGGGTTATGCCGACTGCGGTTTCGATGTGGATATGGGACCGCTCTTCCAGACTCCGGCAGAAGCTGCCCGCCAGGCCGTAGAAAACGATGTTCACGTGCTGGGCGTATCTTCGTTGGCAGCCGGACATAAAACGCTTGTTCCTCAGGTCATTGAAGAACTGGCTAAATTAGGCCGTCCCGATATTATCGTTATCGCCGGTGGTGTAATTCCCGCCCAGGATTACGATTTCCTTTACAAGGCAGGGGTTGCCGCTATTTTTGGCCCGGGCTCCCCGGTGGCGAAATCGGCCATCCAGATTGTAAAGATCTTGTTGGGAGAAGAATGATAGGAATTACAATTCTCGATTTCGGAATTGGGTTTTAACAAGTTGCGGGTTGCGAAACTTTTTTCGTAATCCGCATTTTTTTTATGAAATGATTAACTTTGTGAAAATCCTAAATTTTTATGCCTTATATTCCACATAAGAAGAAAGAAGACATTGGCCTTTCACCCTATGAATTGAAATTCAGAGGGAAAAAGAAAGCCGAAGACATACGTGTTCAGGTCATCGATTTTGACCTGGAAGGGGTACGTGAAACGGAAATAAAAGATACCGGGGAACTGAGGAAGTATTTGAGCTCTGATTCCATCACCTGGATAAACGTTGACGGATTGCACAACGAACAAATTATCCGTGATTTGTCGGATATCTTTTCTATTCCCGCTGATATCCTCTCGGATGTGATGGAGCCATCGTCCCGTCCACAGGCGGAGGAGTTTGATAACGGTTTCTTCGTTTCCATAAAGATGATGGAGTTTAATGAGAAAAAGAACAGAATGTCGGTCGATAACCTGAGTCTTATCGTGATGGACAAGATTCTTGTCACTTTTCAGGAAGAAAAAGGCGATGTGTTTGAACCTGTCCGGGAAAGGATCCGCAAGCACAAAACTAAAATCCGCACATCCGGATCCGATTATCTGGCGTTCACCCTGCTGGATGTCGTGATCGATAATTATATCTATATTTTAGGTGTTTACGGCGAAAAAGTGGAAACACTTGAAGGAAAACTTATTCTGGACACCAATAAAGAAACACTTAAGATAATCAACCTTTTTAAACACGAGCTCAATAATTTACGTGTTGATATAAAACCGGCAAAAGAAATGATTATGGGACTGGTGAAACTGGATACGGATTTTATACAGGAGGAAAACGAAAAGCATTACAAAGAGCTTCAGGACAATATTAATCAGGCAGTTGACCTGCTTGATTATTACCGCGAAGTACTTTACGATGAATTAAACATGTACCATTCATCGATGAGTACAAAACTCAATGACACCATGACCGTACTCACCATTTTTTCGGTGATTTTTATCCCGTTAACTTTTATTGTGGGTGTTTACGGAATGAATTTTGATAATTTTCCCGAGTTGCACTGGAAATACGGATACTTTATCGTCTGGGGCATAATGTTACTCATTGTCGCCGGGATGATTGGGTATTTTAAAAAGAGAAAATGGTTTTAATCGATTGAAAAAAATGAAAATTAAATGGGTAAAAGCCGATATAACCCGACTGGAAGTGGACGCTGTTGTAAATGCTGCAAACAGTATGTTATTGGGTGGAGGTGGGGTAGACGGGGCGATCCACCGTGCTGCAGGGCCGGAGTTGCTGGAAGAGTGCAGAACGTTGAACGGTTGTGAAACCGGAAAAGCTAAAATAACCCGTGGTTACCGGTTGCCGGTAAAACACGTTATACATACGGTAGGACCCGTTTGGCACGGTGGAAGCCGAAACGAAGAGAGTCTGCTGAAGGAGTGTTATGTAAATTCACTTAAACTTGCCGATGAGCAAGGATTGAAATCGATAGCCTTTCCCAACATCAGTACCGGGGTTTACCGGTTTCCGAAGGA
This portion of the Petrimonas sulfuriphila genome encodes:
- the scpA gene encoding methylmalonyl-CoA mutase, translating into MKPDFKSIDFKSAGFEATDVAEWAEKNEIKADWLTPEQIPVKPVYTREDLEGMEHLGYAAGVEPFLRGPYSTMYVMRPWTIRQYAGFSTAEESNAFYRRNLASGQKGLSVAFDLPTHRGYDANNERVVGDVGKAGVSICSVEDMKILFDGIPLNKMSVSMTMNGAVLPILAFYIVAAQEQGANLEEMAGTIQNDILKEFMVRNTYIYPPEFSMKIIADIFEFTSQKMPKFNSISISGYHMQEAGATADIELAYTLADGIEYLRAGINAGINIDAFAPRLSFFWAIGMNHFMEIAKMRAARLLWAKIVKSMGAKNPKSMALRTHSQTSGWSLTEQDPFNNVGRTCIEAMAAALGHTQSLHTNALDEAIALPTDFSARIARNTQIYIQEETQITKQVDPWAGSYYVESLTQELVDKAWALIQEIEKLGGMAKAIETGVPKMRIEEAAARTQARIDSGAQKIIGVNVCRLEKEDPIDILEVDNTEVRKQQISRLEQLKAGRDNEAVRKALDAITKCVETKQGNLLELSVEAARVRATLGEISDACEKVVGRYNAVIRTISGVYSAESKSDATLEEARAMTEKFARKEGRQPRIMVAKMGQDGHDRGAKVVATGYADCGFDVDMGPLFQTPAEAARQAVENDVHVLGVSSLAAGHKTLVPQVIEELAKLGRPDIIVIAGGVIPAQDYDFLYKAGVAAIFGPGSPVAKSAIQIVKILLGEE
- the corA gene encoding magnesium/cobalt transporter CorA, encoding MPYIPHKKKEDIGLSPYELKFRGKKKAEDIRVQVIDFDLEGVRETEIKDTGELRKYLSSDSITWINVDGLHNEQIIRDLSDIFSIPADILSDVMEPSSRPQAEEFDNGFFVSIKMMEFNEKKNRMSVDNLSLIVMDKILVTFQEEKGDVFEPVRERIRKHKTKIRTSGSDYLAFTLLDVVIDNYIYILGVYGEKVETLEGKLILDTNKETLKIINLFKHELNNLRVDIKPAKEMIMGLVKLDTDFIQEENEKHYKELQDNINQAVDLLDYYREVLYDELNMYHSSMSTKLNDTMTVLTIFSVIFIPLTFIVGVYGMNFDNFPELHWKYGYFIVWGIMLLIVAGMIGYFKKRKWF
- a CDS encoding O-acetyl-ADP-ribose deacetylase, coding for MKIKWVKADITRLEVDAVVNAANSMLLGGGGVDGAIHRAAGPELLEECRTLNGCETGKAKITRGYRLPVKHVIHTVGPVWHGGSRNEESLLKECYVNSLKLADEQGLKSIAFPNISTGVYRFPKERAAEIAVDAVKNFPAKFVEEVTFVCFDEENFEIYKRRLE